The Epinephelus lanceolatus isolate andai-2023 chromosome 1, ASM4190304v1, whole genome shotgun sequence genome has a window encoding:
- the tatdn2 gene encoding putative deoxyribonuclease TATDN2, whose amino-acid sequence MDSNRKKLAFKWIRTAATPPAHPQEIDAGSGTSSRWNMSPYEDSDSVPLSDSPGPDGLGALSLDTPKRKAVELGESMPSSGKRKLRKLSRRNNEHFKTSEEKHMDESPRQLESTESQQVSSPSPQTFGMKKKEKTPEEVSKAICRRALIAAIGSTSTTDIHRTSLSLSSPVRTEAPSPVALDRAVTNFKCSSVKPENKSEDNSTAQEEQWDNSTVQEGQWDNSTVQEGQWDNRTVQEEQWDNSTVQEEQWDHRTVQEEQWDNSTVQEEQWDNSTVQEEQWDNRTVQEEQWDNSTVQEQWDNSTVQEERWDNSTAREEHWDNSTVQEEWWDNSTAREEHWDNSTVREDQQSSLQMFEDTEGQVEVSRLKTDRRCVVLKGEDSPKIFIAPDPVFVQTTSQDKLFATENGPEAEDCDLSFPELEYIPDSLSCFMTPQSGSFDSQQWRSPSVSMQGATTSSSTFLYTTETTGSVQAAAEHLEMSFSLPQRTVFVSAKQPHSSNTAPSKASRAETGSFRSPNIRAHLTDPFALPLHSNRKALNPHMNSRTSRRRSDVVSSMCHPSHPFTHSGTPKRRLSQGAEPMWTSYPKQDSQVGFIDSHCHIDMLYGKLGFCGTFRSFQRKYQSSFPPEFRGCIANFCNPRLMMKEALWEGLLAEDMVWGAFGCHPHFAKYYTSVHERNILMAMQHPKAVAFGEIGLDYSHKNSTDTPKQKEVLERQLRLAVGMKKPLVIHCRDADDDLLEIMKKCVPRDYKIHRHCFTNSYPVIEPFLTEFPNLYVGFTALITYHKATEARDAVRRIPLDRIVLETDAPYFLPRQVKKDVCQFSHPGMGIHTLRELSLLKGKDMATVLTAVRNNTSQLYGI is encoded by the exons ATGGACAGCAACAGAAAGAAGTTGGCATTTAAGTGGATACGAACTGCAGCTACCCCACCTGCACATCCTCAGGAGATAGATGCTGGGTCAGGCACATCCTCTCGCTGGAATATGTCGCCATAtgaagattcagattctgtgCCTCTCAGTGACTCTCCAGGACCTGACGGTCTTGGAGCACTGAGTCTGGATACTCCCAAGAGAAAAGCAGTGGAACTCGGTGAAAGCATGCCCTCTTCAGGCAAACGTAAGCTGAGGAAGCTTTCCAGGAGAAATAATGAACATTTCAAGACTTCAGAA GAGAAACATATGGACGAATCACCCAGACAGCTGGAATCTACAGAGAGCCAGCAAGTGTCCTCACCTTCACCTCAAACTTTcggcatgaaaaaaaaagagaagacacCTGAAGAGGTATCAAAGGCTATCTGTAGGAGGGCACTGATAGCAGCCATTGGCAGCACAAGCACTACAGATATCCACAGGACTAGCCTGTCTTTGTCTTCACCAGTGAGGACTGAAGCACCTAGTCCAGTGGCACTTGACAGAGCGGTCACAAATTTCAAATGTTCCTCAGTCAAACCTGAGAATAAATCTGAAGATAACAGCACTGCCCAGGAAGAACAGTGGGACAACAGCACAGTCCAGGAAGGACAGTGGGACAACAGCACGGTCCAGGAAGGACAGTGGGACAACCGCACTGTCCAGGAGGAACAGTGGGACAACAGCACAGTCCAGGAGGAACAGTGGGACCACCGCACTGTCCAGGAGGAACAGTGGGACAACAGCACAGTCCAGGAGGAACAGTGGGACAACAGCACAGTCCAGGAGGAACAGTGGGACAACCGCACTGTCCAGGAGGAACAGTGGGACAACAGCACAGTCCAGGAACAGTGGGACAACAGCACAGTCCAGGAGGAACGGTGGGACAACAGCACTGCCCGGGAAGAACACTGGGACAACAGCACAGTCCAGGAGGAATGGTGGGACAACAGCACTGCCCGGGAAGAACACTGGGACAACAGCACTGTCCGGGAAGACCAGCAGTCCTCCCTCCAGAtgtttgaggacactgaagGCCAAGTTGAGGTCTCGAGGCTCAAAACAGACAGAAGA tgtgttgtgCTAAAAGGAGAAGATTCGCCCAAGATTTTTATAGCTCCGGACCCCGTGTTTGTACAAACAACCTCTCAAGACAAGTTATTTGCTACAGAAAATGGACCAGAAGCCGAGGATTGTGACTTGTCTTTCCCTGAACTGGAGTATATCCCAGACTCTCTGTCTTGTTTCATGACTCCTCAGAGTGGCTCTTTTGACAGCCAACAATGGAGAAGTCCTTCAGTGAGTATGCAGGGAGCTACAACTTCCTCTTCTACCTTTTTATACACTACTGAAACGACTGGGTCTGTCCAGGCAGCTGCTGAGCACCTGGAGATGTCTTTCTCACTGCCACAGAGGACAGTTTTTGTCTCAGCCAAGCAACCCCACTCATCAAACACGGCCCCTTCAAAGGCATCCAGGGCTGAGACTGGAAGTTTCCGCTCGCCCAACATTAGGGCGCATTTAACAGATCCCTTTGCTCTGCCACTACACTCAAACAGAAAAGCATTGAACCCTCACATGAACTCCAGAACATCACGCAGGCGGTCAGATGTTGTCTCCTCCATGTGTCACCCCTCCCACCCCTTTACTCACAGTGGCACTCCTAAAAGAAGATTATCCCAGGGGGCAGAGCCTATGTGGACCAGTTATCCCAAACAGGACAGTCAGGTTGGCTTCATAGACTCCCACTGCCACATAGACATGCTCTATGGCAAGCTTGGCTTCTGCGGGACGTTCAGAAGCTTTCAAAGGAAGTACCAAAGCAGCTTCCCTCCAGAGttcagaggctgtatcgccaacTTTTGCAACCCAAGGCTCATGATGAAGGAGGCCCTGTGGGAAGGTTTGCTGGCTGAAGACATGGTGTGGGGGGCATTTGGCTGCCACCCCCACTTTGCCAAGTACTACACAAGTGTCCATGAACGCAATATACTGATGGCCATGCAGCATCCAAAAGCTGTGGCATTTGGCGAGATTGGCCTGGACTACTCCCACAAAAACTCCACTGACACCCCCAAGCAAAAAGAG GTGTTGGAGCGTCAGCTGCGTTTGGCTGTGGGCATGAAGAAGCCTCTGGTGATCCACTGTAGGGATGCAGATGATGACCTGCTAGAAATCATGAAGAAGTGTGTCCCAAGGGATTACAAAATTCACAG GCACTGTTTCACAAACAGTTATCCAGTGATTGAGCCCTTCCTGACAGAGTTCCCCAACTTGTATGTGGGTTTCACAGCCCTCATCACCTACCACAAGGCCACCGAGGCCCGAGATGCTGTCCGCCGCATCCCTCTCGATCGCATCGTGTTGGAGACAGATGCACCATATTTCCTGCCAAGACAG GTGAAGAAAGATGTCTGCCAGTTTTCACACCCTGGAATGGGCATCCACACGCTGCGTGAGCTGAGCCTGCTGAAGGGGAAAGACATGGCCACAGTGCTCACCGCTGTCCGAAACAACACCAGTCAACTCTACGGTATATGA